DNA sequence from the Bradyrhizobium diazoefficiens genome:
AGCTGGTTCTGCACATAGCTGTCGATCTCGCGGCTGACGCCGGTCGTCTTCGCCGTCGAACCGAAATCACCCGTGGTGACTTCGATCTGGTTCGGCGTCTGGGCGACGTAACCCGGCGTCTGCGAATTTGCGACGTTCGACGAGACGATTGAGAGCGCAGCCTGGTTGGCACGCAGACCGCTCATCGCACTGGCAAGGGCTGAACTCAAACCCATCTTACTTGCCGCCTTTGGTTACGTTACGCGCCGATCAGCGCAACACGTTCAGGAGATCCTGGACCATCGAATTCGCCGTCGTGATCACCTTGGTGTTGGCCGAATAGGCCTGCTGGGTCACGATCAGCTTGGTGAACTCATCGGCGATGTCGGTGTTCGAACCTTCCAGCGACGAACCGCTGATGGTGCCCGAAGCGCCGTCGATTGCGTTTCCCGACTGTTCGGTCGCGGCATAGGCGCCGCCGTCGAGCGCCTTGAGGTAGTTGGTGCCGTTGAAGTGCGACAACGAAACCTGCGCGAGGTCGAGGTTTTGGCCGTTGGAGAAGGTGCCGACCACGAGGCCGTTGTTGTTGACGGCAACCGAGCGCAGCTGACCCGCGGCGTAGCCGTTCTGGGTGATGGTGTTGATGGTGACCGCGCCGCTGGTGCTGGCATATTGCGTCAAGCCGCCCGAGGAGATGTTGAAGGCGACCGAGCCGAGCGATTGTCCGCTCACGCTGACATTGTTGATGGTGATGCCCGAGCCGCTCGGCGACGTCAGCGAGCCGTCGGCGGCGAAGGTGAAGGCCTGGCCGGTATTGACCCAGCCCACCGCCGTTCCGGTTGCATTCGGGTCGGTCTGGTAGAACAGGTTCCAGGAATCGGAATGACCGGCGCCCAGGGACGCGCTGTCGGTCTTGGCCCAGCGCAATTGCAGGTTCACCGGCGTGCCCGCGGCGTTGTAGGCGGTCACCGCACCGCCGCTGATCGATTCCTTGGTGAAGGTGGAGATGTCGTTGCCGACCACACCGCCGGTGCCGGCGGTGCCGCCACCGTCGCGATTCTTGGTGATGGTCGAGGTGAAGCCGAGCGCGGCGAAGGCCGCGCTGTTGGAGCTGGACACAGACAGATTGGAAACGGTGCCGGTGTTCAGCGTGATCACGCCGCCGCTGCTGACGGAAGACCCTGAGGCGCCGGAGAGCGCATCGATCTTGCCGAGCAGGGTCGTAATGTTATCCGTGACATTGATCTGGGTGTTGCCGGAAGCTCCCGAAGCCATGAAAGTTAGCGTCTGGCCGTCAACCGTGATGGTGTCGCCGGCTGCGAAACCCGACGAAAGCACTTCGGCGCCGCCGGCGGCCGCACTGCCGCTCAGAACCGTGGAGCCGGTGATCGCGGGCGAGGACAGCACGTTGCCGCCGCGTGTGACGCTGCTGATGCCGAGAGCCGTGGCTGCCGTGCCGCTGTTGACTGCGACGTCGGTGCCGGTACCGGTCGAGATCTGGATGTTGCCGCTGGCGGAGAGCGTGGCCGTCACGCCGGCGCCGCCGGCCGTCTGAATCGCGTTCAGGATGCTGGCCACCGTTGCCGTGGTGCCCGCACCGAGGCCGATCGTGGTGTTGCTGCCGGCCGTCGTGACGGTGGTGCTGGTATCAAATGTAATCGTGTGGCTGTTGATGGTCAGCGTCTGACCGCTCAGCGCGGTGAGGATGCTCGATGCGAGATGCGTGCCCACGGTGTTGTCGAGCGAGGTGGAGGTCGAAGCCACCGCGGACGAGTTGTTCTGGAGCGCTACCGTGCCCGTGCCGGTCGTTGATGAATAGGCCGAGCGGGTGTTGCCGGTCGCGGCTGCACCGGAAACCGTCGCATTGGTGTAGGGTGCGGGCGGTGTGCCCACCGGCAGCGGGTTGGCAGAGAAGTCCGAGGGGTTCAGTCCGCCGGCCGCCAGCAGCGTGCCGGTCGCTGCCGTCGTGCTCGCCACCGTGTTCGGCTGGGTCGGCAGGTTCGCGGCGTACTGGATCGAAGTCGTTGCCTGCGCCGGGATGAAGTTGTTCTGGAATTTAAGGACCGTCGCCACGTTGCCCTGCGGGTTGCCGGTCTTCGGGTCGACCGTGACGCCCATCAGGTAATAGCCGGCGCCGTTGACCAAATTGCCGTTGGCGTTCAGCTGGAAGTCGCCGCGACGTGTGTAATAGGTGACCCCGCTGAACACCGGCACGTTGTCGACGATGCCAGTCGCCTTCTGGATCGAGAAAAAGCCGTCGCCAGTGATCGCCATGTTGGTCGCGACGGTGGACGATGAGATCGTGCCCTGGGTGGTAATGGTGGCCTTCGCATTGGCCGTCACGCCGCCCGCGACCTGCTTGCTCGGCACCGAGGCGTCGGGAATGAGATCGACAAAGCTGGTCCCGATGCCCTTGTAACCGGTGGTGGATGAGTTCGCGATGTTGCCGGAAATGTTCTGAAGCGCGTAGGACTGCGCCTGCAGGCCACCCACCGAGGTGTTCATTGCATCGAAGATACCCATAACTTTGTCTCCAAATCCGATCTCGGCGGCCGGCAGACCGTGGCCGCAGTCGGGAGAGACAGTCGCAAGGCCTATGCCAATGCGGGTATTCTCAGGAAATCAACGACTTAAATAGATCGGCCCCGGTCGGATGACCGGGGCACAATTGCCGGGCCGGCAACAATTGCCGGGATGCATTGTCGTTCCGGGGCGATGCAAAGCATCGAACCCGGAAGTTCGAGATTCTCAGGTGCGCAATCGCACCGTAGTTCGGTCCTGCGGACCGCCCCGGAATGACGAGAAGAACGCCCTACGTGGCCGACGGTGTCGCCGGGTGGAACACCAGCCCGAAACCGTCGATGCAGTAGCGCAATCCGGTCGGCTTCGGACCGTCGTCGAAGACGTGCCCGAGATGGCCGCCGCAGCGCCGGCAGTGCACCTCGGTGCGCACCATGCCGAAGGTGCGGTCCTCGGTCCTGCCGACATTGCCTTCGATCGGCTGGTAGAAGCTCGGCCAACCGGTGCCGCTCTCGAACTTGGTCTCGGAGGCAAACAGCGGCAGGTCGCAGCCGGCGCAGGCGAAGATGCCCTTGCGGTGCTCGTTCAGCAGCGGGCTGGAGCCGGGCCGCTCGGTGCCCTCCTTGCGCAGGATCTCATATTGCTGCGGCGTCAGCTGCGCGCGCCACTCGGCATCGGTCTTCTCGATCTCGAACTTTTGCGCGGCTTTCTCTCCAGCCTCGGCCGGGGTCGCTCGCAGCCAGCGGAAGGCCGAAAGGCCAAACAGGCCGGCGACAGTCGTCAACAGGATGCGGCGGTCAAACATCTCATTCTCCGTGCGCAGGAAATCCACGCCCTGAGATACGGGCTCTAACGGCTGACGTTACACTTCCGGGCGGGATTTCCCTCAACTTATTGCGAGACGCCATGGTCATGGGCGACGGGTTCCGCGCTTTTCCCGGCCGGCGGCTGCGGGGCCACTCGCGGCCGAACCCCGCTCGGCGGACGGCGCGGACCGGTGCCGGCGGCCCGGTTGGCCTCGGCCAGCCGCGCCTCGCGTTCCCTCTCCTTCACCCGCGCCCGCTCGCGATAGCGGGCGAGCGACCCGGCCGCGGCGGAACTCGTCCTGCCCCAGATGCCGACCAATTGGCCCGCGACGCGTCCGGCGGTGCCGCCCGCCCAGACCAATTCGAACGGCGAGAACAGCGTCCAGCGCTCATCGCCCCACAGAATGCTGCGCGCGATCAGCTGTCCGGCCATGGCCGAGGTGTTCATGCCCTGACGGCCGAACCCGCTCGCCACCCACAGGCCTTTTCGCAACTGGCCGATCTGCGGCATGCCGTGCACGGTCTGGCCGGTGGCGCCGCCGAACGTCTCGGCAATCTCGACATTGCCGAGCTGGGGGAAGATCGACCGGATCCGCCGTTTGACGCTACCTGCAAAGCGCTGCGGCCGTGCCGCCCAGGTGGTCTGCGGGCTCTCCCACATCAGCCGGTCGCCGTCGACGATGCGAAAATGATCGACGCCATCGGAATCCATCACCGATCCCTTGAAGCCGATGATCTCGTGCACGCGCTCGCCGAGCGGCGCGGTGATCCCGGCATAGCGCCAGACCGGCAGCAGCGTCTCCGACAGCCGCCGCAACGGCGCGCCGAGATGGATGTTGCCGGCGAGCACGATGTGGGTGGCGCGCAGCCGCGCCGAGGGCGTGACGATGCGCTTGCGGATGCCGGAATGATCGATGCTGACGACCGGTGTGTCCTCGAAGATGCGGACGCCGGCCCGCCGCGCCAGCGCGGCGAGGCCATGCAGATATTTGCGGCCATCGACCTGGAATGCTTTCGGATAATAGACGCCGTGGAAGTAACGATCAGTCTTGAGCGCCTCGCGCACGCGATCGACCTGCCAGCCCTCGGCCTCGGTGTCGAAATCCTCGTTCAGCACCTGAAGCCGGCTGATCAGCCGGTCGCCGGCATCGACGTTGGAGACTTCCAGCACGCCATTGGTGAGGCCGATGCCCGGCATGTTCTCTTCGCTGGCGTTGGCACGGACGAACTCGGCGCCCTGTTTCGAAAGTGTCCACAGCTCGCGGGCGTCTTCGAAACCGATGCGCTCGATCAGATCGGTGAGCGGCAGCGCGAAGCCCGGCATCACCGTGCCGAGCTGGTTGCCGGAGGCATTCCAGCCGATATGGCGGCCCTCGAGCACGGCGACGCTGGCCCCAAGTCGGGCCGCCTCGAGTGCGATCGAGAGCCCGGCCAGTCCCGCCCCGATCACGCAGATGTCGGCGTCGAGATCGAACGACAGCCGCGCGCGCTCGCGAAAGCCTGCTTCCTGCTGGGACACGCTTGTGAAAGTCTCGTTCATGTCGTTTTCTTACAGCATGATCCGGAAAAGTGTGCAGCGGTTTTCTGATCGCGCTCTAAAGGACTAAACAGGCGCTTGTCACCTTGTCCTCAAGCGGCGCCTGTACATTATCTGGACGTGGAACGATTCGAGAATGCCATGCGCCGTTTGATGCTGCTGCGTCACGCCAAGACCGAGACCGAGGCGCCGAGCGGCCGCGACCAGGACCGCCGGCTCGCCGAGCGCGGCCAGCGCGATGCCGCCGAGATGGGCGACTGGATCGCCACCCATCCGCCCGTCCCCGAAGCGGTGCTGGTGTCGCATGCCGTCCGCGCCCGGCAGACCTGGGACATCGCCTGGGAGGCGATGAAGGGTCGGGTCGCAGCGCCTGAGGTCGAGACGTTGGCGGAACTCTACGGCGCCGACCCCGCGCAGATCCTCGAAACCATTCGCACTGCAACCGCCCCGGCCAACCCCAGGCGATTGCTGCTGGTCGGACACAATCCCGGCATGCACGAGGCTGCCTTGATGCTGATGGGCAGCGGCGATCGGGCCGGCGCCAAGGCGCTCGCCGACAATCTGCCCACCGCGGGGCTTGCGATCCTGGACTTTGACGTCAAGGATTGGGGTGACGTGGCCTACCGCCGCGGCAAACTGGTGCTGTTCGTCAGCCCCAAGCTGCTTCGACTGGGATGATCGCGCGACGTACCGGGAAAACGTGCTGACTGAAGATTTGGAGGCGCAGATGTTCAAGTCCATTCTCGTGCCCATCGACCTCGCCGACACCGATCTGGCAAAGCCTGCGATCGCGACCGCAGCAACGCTGTCGCAGAACTGGGGCGGATCGATCCGGCTGCTCAACGTGCTGCCGATGACGCCGGTGATGCTCGCCGAATACGTCCCGGCCGACTTCGACGAGCAGCAGCGCCAGACCTCGGAAGAGGCGCTCGCCATCGTCGCGCGCGAATCCGGCATCGACGCCGCGCACATCTCCAGCGTGGTGCGCCAGGGCGGCATCTATCACGAGATCCTGGAGGAGGCCATGCACATGAAGGCCGACTTGATCGTCATGACCTCGCACAGGCCTGCGATGCGCACCTATTTCCTCGGCTCCAACGCCGGGCATGTGGTGCGTTATGCCAAGTGCTCGGTGCTGGTGGTCAGGCACTGACGCAGCAACGTAAGAACGCTGCTGCGCGTCCGGGACACAAGAGCGAGCAGCAACGCTCGCTCAGCCTAGGCAGCTTACAAATACCGCGTCAGCTCGGCCTTGAACTGCCCGTAGACGGCGTCCTCGATCTGGCTGCGCGTGATCCCGATGTCGCGCAGGGCGCGGTCGTCGAGCTCGTTCAAGGTCTTGACGGCGGTGCGGCGCTCCAGGCGCTCGAACAGCGCATAGGCGGCGCCTGCGAGCGTGGCAAAAAATCCGCTCGACGAGGATGGGCGTAAATTCCGCCCGGCAGTTTGCGAGGTCATGGTCATGTTTCTTCTCCGGCCTTTAGGTCCTGCGCGGCGAAGCGGATGCCGTTGGCGCAAATGCCTGAGCATCTGCACCTCATTTGCCATCGGATTGCTCTCGCTCTCCTCGGCTCAATCGCGGACCTTGATGGAACCTAAATGCTCCAGTACATTTCTCGGAGCAAGAAAAACATTGCTCTCGGTGCAATAATGTCAAAGTTCGAATACGTGAAGCTTGCCGACGCCATTGCCGCAGATATCTCTAACGGCACGTTAAGAGCCGGCGACCGGCTGCCGCCGCAGCGCAATTTTGCCTATGATCGTGGCATTGCGGTCTCGACCGCGAGTAGGGTTTACACGGAGCTACTGCGCCGCGGCCTCGTGGTCGGCGAGGTCGGACGCGGCACCTTCATCTCCGGAGACATCAGGCGCGAGATCGAAAGCATCGCCGAGCCGCGCGACGCGCGCATCGATTTCGAGGTCAATTATCCCCTGCTGCCGCAGCAATGGGCGATGATCGCCAAGAGCCTCGCCGGACTCGAACGCGTCGATGCGCTTGAATCCGCGCTCCGCGTCTCGACCAGCACCGGCACCAAGAGCGCGCGCAATGCGGCCGCCGCCTATCTCGCGCGCAAAGATTTTGCGCCGCAGGCCGAGCAGATCGTCTTCACCGCCAACGGCAAGCAATCGCTCGCGGCTGCGCTCGCAGCGCTGGTGCCAGCCGGCGGCCGCTGCGGCGTCGAGGCGCTCACCTACCCCTATGTCAAGAGCATCGCCGCGCGGCTCGGCATCACGCTGGTGCCGATCCCGATGGACGAATATGGCGCGCGGCCCGATGCGATCCAGAAGGCGCATCGCGAAGCGCATCTGTCGGCGCTGTATCTCCAGCCTATCATCCAGAATCCGCTCGGCGTCACCATGAACGCGACACGGCGCGCCGACATCATGCGCGTCGCCGAGAAACTCGATCTCACCATCATCGAGGACACGGTCTACGGCTTCCTTGCCGACGACACGCCGCTCGCAGCGCTTGGGCCGGACCGCTGCATCGTGCTCGACAGCCTGTCCAAGAAGGTCGCGCCTGGCCTTGCGCTCGGCATCCTCGTCGCGCCCCCTCACCTGCGCGAAAGCGTAATGGGCGCGGTCCGCACCGGCGGCTGGATCGCCTCGGGCCACGCGCTCGCATCCGGGCAGCGGCTGATGGCCGACGGCACCGTCGCCGAGCTGACCCGGCTGAAGCGCATCGACGCCGCGCGGCGCCAGCAGACCGCAGCCAGGCTGCTCGCCGGTTACCAGCTTTCGGCCGATCCGCGCTCCTATCACCTCTGGCTGACGCTGCCGCCGCACTGGCGCTCTCAGACATTCGTTGCCGCGGCGGCCCGGCGCGGCATCGCGCTGACGCCGTCCTCGACATTCGCGGTCGCGCATGGCCACGCCCCGAACGCGGTGCGGCTCGCGCTCGCTCCGCCCTCGTTCGAGCAACTCGATTCCGGCCTGCGCACGATCGTGTCGCTGCTCGGCACCAAGGAGGAGGATTTTGACTCGACGGAGTAGCCAAAGCGTTTTCGAGCGAAGTGGATCCCGGTTCGCGTGAAGAAAACGCGTCAAAACAAGAAGCCCTCCTTACGCCTCCGGCCACTCCACGATAAAGCCTTTCGCCTTGTACGGCTCGATCTTGTCCCATTCGTGCAGGACACGACGGCGAAATTCGGCATCGGTGTGCCAGAGCGCGCGCGGCGTCGCAAAGCTGTCGACGGTGAGCAGCAGCTTCGTGACCTCCGGCCAGTGCCGGTGCAGCGTCATGGGATAACGCCGCGCAGTCCAGGTATTGCCGAGGCAGATCACGCTGCGGACATTGTGCAGTCCCAGCGCCGCATCGATGATCGGTAGCGAGAAGATCACGTTCTCGCCGGTGTTCATCGCGCGATGTTCCTCGAGGATGAGGTCCGCCGGAATGCCCGCCGCGACCATCGCCGCCTTGATGATCGTGCACTCGGATTGCTCCGAGCCCGGTGTCACACCGCCGCTGACAATTGACCAGGGGAAATAGTCCTCCCGCCACAGCCGCGCGGCGGTCTCGGCGCGTAGTGCAACGTCCTCGCGGGTGCCGAACAGAAACAGCAGGTCGGCCGGCCGGAGCGGCGTATCGATGAGATGGGTCCGATTAATCTCGGCGATTTCGTCCGCCGTCGGCAGGCGCGTGCTGCGATCTATGACTGTCATCGCGGCACGATGCGGGACCGGCGCGCGGCTGCGAAGTCACGTTTGATTGCGGCCGATTGCAAGCGCTACGGCAGCAAGGAGCGGGGCAGCCGATCGAAACTGTAGCTGCGCGGCTGGTTGCGGCGGACGAAGCCGCCGACCTGCCACACGAACAGCGCGGCAAAGCCGAGGATGAACAGCACGCCGGCGAATTCGCCGATCATGAGCGCGCGGATCAACAGGCCGGCCATCGCCACCGCCAGCATCGCCAAAAACGCCAGCACCGCCGCATAGGCCTTGCGGCCGAGGCCGGCGGTCAGCTCGGCGCGGCTACCGGCCTTCGCCATCCGCGCGTGCAGCTCGATGAGAAAATCCCGAAAGCCGCTGTCCTGCGGCGCCATCAGCGCGGCGGTCTGCCAGCTCGTCGACAGGATCGCGATGCGACCGCCACTGGCGCGGCTGATATCGGCGCGAAAGCGGTGCTGCTGCATCGAGACCGGGCGGAACGACAACCTGACAGCGCTGATCTCGTCATAGCGCCAGACGCCGGAGCGGCCGGCGATGTGCCAGGACAGGCCCGCCTCGGTAAGCTCGAAGCGATGCGCCGATCCGATCAGCGACGCCTTGTAGGCATAGCTCGTCACCGACCGGCCCTGCACCTCCGAAACCTGCATCTATCAATCCCCGTCTGCGATCCGCTTGCGCAATCGCCCTGCCCCATCCTACAAGCGGGACATGGCTGAGACGATCTATTTTCCGCGCCGCCTGATTCTGGGAGCCGCCGTGATCGCGGGCGTGCTGCTCGCGCTCGCGGTGCACATGCTCGGCGCGCGCTACGGGCTCGACCTCGGGGGCCTCTGGCGCTCCGACACGCATGAGTTCATGCCGTCGGGCGCGGCGATCGCCTGGTGGCTGATCGCGACCGTCGGCTTCTCCGGCGGCTATTTCACGGCGACATTGATGCAAAGCGCCGTCTCCGGTCAGATCCCGCAACGGATGCGCCAATTCCTGATCGCGGTCGGCGTGCTCCTGCTTGCAGGCGCCGGACAGGCGGCCTCGGCGCCAAGCCCGATCCCGACCATTTCCGGCGTGCTCGCGGGTCTCGCGGCCCTGTGCCTGGGCGCGGTGATGGCGTTCTGCGGCGCGCATTTCGCGCTGCGCCGCGGCTAGAGCATGATCCGGAAAAGTGTGCCGCAGTTTTCCGAAACGATCATGCTCAAACGATAGCCTCAAGCCGAAGCGCGTAGCCGCGGCCGTTCCAGCATCATCGCGACATCGGAGGCGGGCCGCGGCTGGCTGAACAGGTAGCCCTGCGCCTGGGTGCAGCCCTCGCGCCTGAGCAACTCGAGCTGCGCGTCGTTCTCGACACCCTCCGCCGTGGTGACGATGCCGAGGCTGCGGCCAAGGCCGGTCACGGCACGGATGATCGCCACGGAATCCTCGCGCGTGGCGAGCTCGGACACGAAGGAACGGTCGATCTTGATCTTATCGAAAGGGAAGCTGCGCAAATAGCTCAGCGAGGAATAGCCGGTGCCGAAATCGTCGAGCGAGATCCGCACGCCCATGGCACGCAGCTCGTGCAGCGTAGTGAGCGTCGCCTCGCTGTTCTGGAGCAGCACGGATTCGGTGATCTCGAGCTCGAGGCGGCGCGCCGCGAGCCCGGATTTCTCCAGCGCCTCGGTCACGGATGCGATCAGGTTCGGATTCTTGAACTGCACCGGCGACAGGTTGACGGCGACGCCGACGTCGTCCGGCCAGGTCACAGCGTCCGCGCAGGCACCCTGCAAGACGAGCTCGCCGAGCTGGACGATGAGGCCGGTCTCCTCGGCGAGCGGAATGAAGTTGATCGGCGAGATCAGGCCGCGCTCCGGATGGTTCCAGCGCAGCAGGGCCTCGAACGAAACGACACGATCGCTGGCGACGTCACGAATCGGTTGATAATACGGCTGGAACTCGTTGCGCTGGAGCGCTGCCCGCAGGTCCATTTCCAGCAACCGACGCGCCTGTGCGCGCGCATCCATGCCGGTCTCGAAGAAGCGATAGGTGCCGCGGCCGTCGGCCTTGGCGCGGTACAGCGCGAGATCGGCGTTTTTCAGGAGTTCGTCGGGATTGCTGCCGTCCTGCGGCGACAACGAGATGCCGATCGAGACGCCTATCACGATCTGATGGTCGTCGATCTCGTAAGGCGCGGAGATCACCTCGACGAGGCGGCTTGCGAGCGCCCCCGCGGCAGCCTCCTCCGAGCGGCCGATCTGGACCACGGCGAACTCGTCGCCGCCGAGGCGGGCCACGGTGTCGTGCTCGCCGACGGTGCCCTTCAGCCTGCGGCCGACCTCCTTCAGCAGTGCATCCCCGATGGGATGGCCGAGCGAGTCGTTGATGTCCTTGAAATGATCGAGGTCGAGGCAGAGCACAGCGAGCTGGTCGTTCGAACCCGCCCGGCGGAGCCCTTGTTCGAGCTGCTCATGGAACAGCACGCGGTTGGGCAAATTGGTCAAGGCATCATGGCGCGCCATGTGCGAGATCTTGGCCTGCGCTTCCAGCCATTCTGTGATGTCCTCGAAGGTAGCGACCCAGCCGCCGCCCTGCATCGGCTGGTTGACGACGCGGATCGAGCGGTCGAACTTGATCAAGACGTCGGTCGTGGTGCGGCCTTCGCGCGCGTCGGTCACGAGGCGCGCGAAAAATTGGTTAGCATCGCCCGTCCACTGGCCCCTGGCCTGCTCCTCCCTGAGCACGTCGA
Encoded proteins:
- a CDS encoding universal stress protein, whose protein sequence is MFKSILVPIDLADTDLAKPAIATAATLSQNWGGSIRLLNVLPMTPVMLAEYVPADFDEQQRQTSEEALAIVARESGIDAAHISSVVRQGGIYHEILEEAMHMKADLIVMTSHRPAMRTYFLGSNAGHVVRYAKCSVLVVRH
- a CDS encoding histidine phosphatase family protein; translation: MRRLMLLRHAKTETEAPSGRDQDRRLAERGQRDAAEMGDWIATHPPVPEAVLVSHAVRARQTWDIAWEAMKGRVAAPEVETLAELYGADPAQILETIRTATAPANPRRLLLVGHNPGMHEAALMLMGSGDRAGAKALADNLPTAGLAILDFDVKDWGDVAYRRGKLVLFVSPKLLRLG
- a CDS encoding YdcF family protein, which encodes MTVIDRSTRLPTADEIAEINRTHLIDTPLRPADLLFLFGTREDVALRAETAARLWREDYFPWSIVSGGVTPGSEQSECTIIKAAMVAAGIPADLILEEHRAMNTGENVIFSLPIIDAALGLHNVRSVICLGNTWTARRYPMTLHRHWPEVTKLLLTVDSFATPRALWHTDAEFRRRVLHEWDKIEPYKAKGFIVEWPEA
- a CDS encoding FAD-dependent oxidoreductase — encoded protein: MNETFTSVSQQEAGFRERARLSFDLDADICVIGAGLAGLSIALEAARLGASVAVLEGRHIGWNASGNQLGTVMPGFALPLTDLIERIGFEDARELWTLSKQGAEFVRANASEENMPGIGLTNGVLEVSNVDAGDRLISRLQVLNEDFDTEAEGWQVDRVREALKTDRYFHGVYYPKAFQVDGRKYLHGLAALARRAGVRIFEDTPVVSIDHSGIRKRIVTPSARLRATHIVLAGNIHLGAPLRRLSETLLPVWRYAGITAPLGERVHEIIGFKGSVMDSDGVDHFRIVDGDRLMWESPQTTWAARPQRFAGSVKRRIRSIFPQLGNVEIAETFGGATGQTVHGMPQIGQLRKGLWVASGFGRQGMNTSAMAGQLIARSILWGDERWTLFSPFELVWAGGTAGRVAGQLVGIWGRTSSAAAGSLARYRERARVKEREREARLAEANRAAGTGPRRPPSGVRPRVAPQPPAGKSAEPVAHDHGVSQ
- the msrB gene encoding peptide-methionine (R)-S-oxide reductase MsrB; the encoded protein is MFDRRILLTTVAGLFGLSAFRWLRATPAEAGEKAAQKFEIEKTDAEWRAQLTPQQYEILRKEGTERPGSSPLLNEHRKGIFACAGCDLPLFASETKFESGTGWPSFYQPIEGNVGRTEDRTFGMVRTEVHCRRCGGHLGHVFDDGPKPTGLRYCIDGFGLVFHPATPSAT
- a CDS encoding PLP-dependent aminotransferase family protein translates to MSKFEYVKLADAIAADISNGTLRAGDRLPPQRNFAYDRGIAVSTASRVYTELLRRGLVVGEVGRGTFISGDIRREIESIAEPRDARIDFEVNYPLLPQQWAMIAKSLAGLERVDALESALRVSTSTGTKSARNAAAAYLARKDFAPQAEQIVFTANGKQSLAAALAALVPAGGRCGVEALTYPYVKSIAARLGITLVPIPMDEYGARPDAIQKAHREAHLSALYLQPIIQNPLGVTMNATRRADIMRVAEKLDLTIIEDTVYGFLADDTPLAALGPDRCIVLDSLSKKVAPGLALGILVAPPHLRESVMGAVRTGGWIASGHALASGQRLMADGTVAELTRLKRIDAARRQQTAARLLAGYQLSADPRSYHLWLTLPPHWRSQTFVAAAARRGIALTPSSTFAVAHGHAPNAVRLALAPPSFEQLDSGLRTIVSLLGTKEEDFDSTE
- a CDS encoding DUF1127 domain-containing protein, translated to MTMTSQTAGRNLRPSSSSGFFATLAGAAYALFERLERRTAVKTLNELDDRALRDIGITRSQIEDAVYGQFKAELTRYL
- a CDS encoding flagellar hook-basal body complex protein, producing MGIFDAMNTSVGGLQAQSYALQNISGNIANSSTTGYKGIGTSFVDLIPDASVPSKQVAGGVTANAKATITTQGTISSSTVATNMAITGDGFFSIQKATGIVDNVPVFSGVTYYTRRGDFQLNANGNLVNGAGYYLMGVTVDPKTGNPQGNVATVLKFQNNFIPAQATTSIQYAANLPTQPNTVASTTAATGTLLAAGGLNPSDFSANPLPVGTPPAPYTNATVSGAAATGNTRSAYSSTTGTGTVALQNNSSAVASTSTSLDNTVGTHLASSILTALSGQTLTINSHTITFDTSTTVTTAGSNTTIGLGAGTTATVASILNAIQTAGGAGVTATLSASGNIQISTGTGTDVAVNSGTAATALGISSVTRGGNVLSSPAITGSTVLSGSAAAGGAEVLSSGFAAGDTITVDGQTLTFMASGASGNTQINVTDNITTLLGKIDALSGASGSSVSSGGVITLNTGTVSNLSVSSSNSAAFAALGFTSTITKNRDGGGTAGTGGVVGNDISTFTKESISGGAVTAYNAAGTPVNLQLRWAKTDSASLGAGHSDSWNLFYQTDPNATGTAVGWVNTGQAFTFAADGSLTSPSGSGITINNVSVSGQSLGSVAFNISSGGLTQYASTSGAVTINTITQNGYAAGQLRSVAVNNNGLVVGTFSNGQNLDLAQVSLSHFNGTNYLKALDGGAYAATEQSGNAIDGASGTISGSSLEGSNTDIADEFTKLIVTQQAYSANTKVITTANSMVQDLLNVLR
- a CDS encoding EAL domain-containing protein, which gives rise to MYQVLFCLTDQHDWRLVALGGAVCLLASAAAISLFHRARAVSGSARLVWLVLDAVVAGCGIWATHFIAMLAYGPGTGGAYNIPVTILSLIFAISVTFVGLSIAASSRRTPWIVLGGAIVGAGVAAMHYTGMAALEISARVSWVEGTVIASVLFGVVFAALALFVAARSDDRSHAITASLLLTLAIVAHHFTAMGAVLLIPDPTLAISGLSIPPASMSFLTASAAVAIIAIALIAALLDRRAKGELGRQQIVLDTALENMSQGLCMFDAEGKIILFNERYAVMLRRTNMQLTGRLLIDVLREEQARGQWTGDANQFFARLVTDAREGRTTTDVLIKFDRSIRVVNQPMQGGGWVATFEDITEWLEAQAKISHMARHDALTNLPNRVLFHEQLEQGLRRAGSNDQLAVLCLDLDHFKDINDSLGHPIGDALLKEVGRRLKGTVGEHDTVARLGGDEFAVVQIGRSEEAAAGALASRLVEVISAPYEIDDHQIVIGVSIGISLSPQDGSNPDELLKNADLALYRAKADGRGTYRFFETGMDARAQARRLLEMDLRAALQRNEFQPYYQPIRDVASDRVVSFEALLRWNHPERGLISPINFIPLAEETGLIVQLGELVLQGACADAVTWPDDVGVAVNLSPVQFKNPNLIASVTEALEKSGLAARRLELEITESVLLQNSEATLTTLHELRAMGVRISLDDFGTGYSSLSYLRSFPFDKIKIDRSFVSELATREDSVAIIRAVTGLGRSLGIVTTAEGVENDAQLELLRREGCTQAQGYLFSQPRPASDVAMMLERPRLRASA